The Solenopsis invicta isolate M01_SB chromosome 3, UNIL_Sinv_3.0, whole genome shotgun sequence region AGGATCTTTCACACGAACGGCCGTCAATCATGCGTCGGGAGTTGTAACTCCATTGGGTGGAATATTTACAGGTACGTGAGTGAAAGAGAgttgtatcattttttaattcaacgcAATTTAATAAAGTTCGATTAATATATTTCAGATGTGTGTGTACCTGATAGCtgctatataaaataattgaattttaaaaacacactgtatataaaataattaaacctttgataaaaatgattttactttatattaacattttccaatatttttaacatttattaatatgttaataaatgttaaaaaatttaaaaatattggaaaaaatatttgaaaaaaaaaaatgatataataaaattaaaaaataaatatcagaaaatattttccaatattttcaatatttttaaatattgaattttcggttttacatcataaaattaaaaagtcaaaTACTTTTGGTTTTTAGGGAGATTACAGAAGTAACTTGATTTTTTAGCGAAGTACGAAGATATTTCTCTTTAGGTTTTTCGATGCGTTGTCTAATCACGATGGAAACATTTCAGGCGCTTTGGTACTGCTTGCGGTCGGTCTCTTGACCTCTACTTTCCGCTTCATACCAAAGGCGACGCTCGCTGGCCTTATCATGTGCGCCATGTACTACATGCTCGATTTCGAAACGTATGTCTTGCTGTGGCGCGCCAGAAGTAAGTTTTACAAATCTCTCCTCCTCTTtacctctcttttttttctctttctcttattcCGGTTCACCCGCGATCTATCTAGCCGTGGCGTCAATGGTTCACGCTGCACAAAAGGAGCTGGGGTGTCAGCGAGAGCTCACCCACGCCCGAGATGCATTTCGCGGGTGCATTTGTTGTCTCGAAAAGCACACGTGAAACAATAATGCTCAAGCGCACCCTTGGTGGCATTTGTTGTTAACACGGAGCCAGTACGCCCAGTACCACCCGTTTCCGTTAACTTTTGTCACGGGTTTCATCTGCAGCTTCGCAGTAGATTCGCCGATATCGGTACGCGCTTATTTGCGAATCAATGTGCCCACTCTGTATGGGTAGATAATTTCGCGTGTATTGAAGTAGGATATTAGAAGAgagtaaattttttgttgttaatttgttattaattaaaattgaaacttcATTATTGCCGAACTTCTTATGACTACGCGCCTTTAACAACGCGTTTTCATACAAGAAAaacaactaaaataaaataaattagatataGATATTATTAGTGTGAATACACAGAtgcaaaagtaattatttttatttcgaaagaTTGTAATACGGAGGTGTCTGTAAATTTTTTAGAGGTCGATTTCTGTGTGATGATGTTGACATTGATCCCATGCGTCTTTCTTGGTCTGGAGTACGGTATCTTAATTGGCATTGTTGTCAATCTTATAGCATTGCTATACTTCTCAGCGAAGCCTTCCGTTCAGACGAAAATTGAACAGGTACAGTGATACTTAATAaagtgattaattaataaatcctttagtattaaattttaatactaaaatttagTATACTTAGTTAATTTAGTCTTGAAATTATATCACATTTCAACtcgcaaaaatttttgaatttttttattatcaaacaaacttatacaaattttatttcattataacacatcgttcaataagtcccgagactaacccagagataacgctagtagtaccaagctggccacgtttccctagaatgcgaaccttcacatgaaacgtgtacaaatttcacgtcgatcggaccacaaacagctgagttattgaggttagagcaaagtcactttgtaatttgtttgaaaaatggaaaaaaatttagtttcgcgtgttgataaagcattgttttttaatgggtaaattccatctaaatcaacgatttgtcgttggtatgctgagtttaaacgtggtcgtacggacacaaacgatgcggaacgttcgggtaggccattggaagccgtttacaaattacaaagtgactttgctctaacctcaataactcagctgtttgtggtccgatcgacgtgaaatttgtacacgtttcatgtgaaggttcgcattctagggaaacgtggccagcttggtactactagcgttatctctgggttagtctcgggacttattgaacgatgtgttaagtatgaaaaaaataattttattgagtcacgctgaaatatttttttatgttctaataaattcaaaaaatagtatttatacATCAGATatgtgataattttaatatctagaATTAAGACTTATTTTCTTGATAAGTatatgtaaaagagaaaaaatatcttcaatgAATATTGTTGCGACTCACAAATGGCTCTATTCTCTTTTCGCTTATAATTTCAGTTTAATCCAATTTAATCTATACCATTAGTTTTTAATTGAGAACTTTTAATTATCATCTCCCTTGTTAGACTGATTTGCTGTATTACGTGAAATCAATACAATCCTCGATACTGATACTTTTCCCTTTTCTCAGCCTTTCTGGGATAACACAAattatctttagttttaaaaatgtcttaaaatttttgttacatattttttatgtaaagcaAGCGTATTCTACCGAATTATTTGgcatatactttttttaaatttacaatactCCATTCTTGTGTATACTTAAATAGTAGATCTTTTTAAACTGGCAGAGAGCCAGTTCGAAAATATCACTACTGAATGTACGTATTTTCTCAATGATCTCAATGTTTACCTATTATAACGATAATTTGTTATTGGTATAAGAGCCGGCGtaatattgttttctatttctatGTCTCAAATGCAGATCGAAGGGGAAACGGTAATAATCGTCATACCCGAAGAAGCAATAGCTTTTCCAGCGGCAGAGCGCTTACGTGCTAACATAATGAAAATTTCCGGGAATAGTGAATGCAACGTGATACTCGACTGTAAGAATCTGAAGAGGCTTGATGTTACAGTCGCTAAGGTAATGAGATCTCGATGAGCCTGTCAACCTATGTCGACACAAGgcattttttcaaatagagtCGAAGAAAAAAACGCGAGAGAACAATGATAATCATCGGACAGTATCGATGACTTGTATTTCTTTAGGCCAGTTTTGTTAACACTAATTCTCCTAAAATCAACCGATTAAAGTAATGAATTGCcaactgcaaaatttaaaactgaacttaaaattatattaatttgttttcctTTTCCATTTTCTGCAAagtatcatttataatttttatcttttaattaatttttaaagtaatcataattttaaaagtaatcaaataattttatttgcggtAAAAAAATCTATAGACTTATGGTTTAAAAAGATTTGTTACTtacactgagggaaaaattactaaatatttattcgaatagtactaatgaaacatttactaaatgtaaatatacatttatttagtgCAAGAAccgctaatttaatttaagtattattttttggtTGTAaagtaatcaaataattttgaaattgaaaaaatcaagCTAGGAACGATCAGTTTTAAGTTTagcaattcataaatttaaacggttaatttttttatatagattaatTGAAGATTAGTTTTTTATCTTGATTAAAATGAGACGATTAAATTTAATCCTCTTACCCTCAGAGTAGCCATCGAGCACtctatttatcatatatttggATCATTGGATAAATGATTTAGAATTAGAGAATGCAATAGCattagggaaaaaaaaaaaaaatatatatatatatattgctacGTTTATTGAGATAtgtaaataagaataattaaaattaatattatatattttcaatgtaactatataatataaaattgtattatgaacaattttattaaaaagttactttgATTTTTCAGAGATTACTGTctagaaaatttatgaaaaaataatattgaaaaatgctAAATTACACATAGATCAACTCTTCAACCAGTTGCAGAAATGGATTGAGAATTTATAAAGTCACTTGGGAAAATTATGAAGATTGcagaatttaaatatacattctaCATTAAAATACTTCAACGACGCCCAAAATAATCTATCTGTAAAATCATTTGCATAAGCGCAGTGTAGCTGGAAGGCAGGATCGATTTGATACCGAACCGCGGGGTTTACTCGGCAAATAGCATGTGCACACTGCACGTGGTAACATGCTATTATCATTGTTCTCCAAATTCGTACAATCACGGGTGTTTGAACGTTACAAAGCAAATTTTCCAGCCAGCCGAGAGACACgtgtatgtttaaaaaaagtttcaaagaaTAATATGTCTTTAAATTCCTAGAAAAACGCGCTCGTCGACGCCGGTATCATATTTTCCGCCGTGCAAGCTCATCTCTAATTTCGTACGTGTTTATTATCGCGGTCGCGTATTTCATTTGCACGGGGAGATCAAATTTGCGCACTCTTGCCGCGTTGTGTTGTAATTAACATAAGATCGATCGTCTTGCAGAACATCAAGCTTCTAGGGAGGGACCTTTCAGTACGTGGACAAACAATTGTCTGCAGTAATTGCTGCGAGAACGTGAATGCCACTCTGAAGGCTGTGGCGCCGGAATTGTTAAACATCAAGGAAGATAGACGCTGAAGGGGAAGAGCGTTTCCTTTACATCATCACCAATCTAAATGCGACCGTCTAGGCGTGTACAGATATCATGCGAgactttttaataaacatagttaattaatttttaataaatatagttaaTTTAGTAAGCGCGACTGCCAAAGATTGAACCTTGTACGCAACTTCTTTCCTTTCCTGGGAACAACAAAATCGGcgaatcataaaatttatttgcccattacactgacaatgaataaaagtttttatgtttaagtaaatatatttatttcaacataatttccttgatttaaataaatattagctaaagtatgaaattatttttaaactttttagagaaatatttttttgaatcaTAAGGAAacgatattaaatttacttgaatataaaaacgttttttcaatatatttgtaaacaaaACAAGCGATGcgattgaaaaaagaaagaaaatgaataaatactCAAACAAGTGTATGCAAGTACGAGAGATTACACTTTTCctcttatttttatcagttCTGAATTGTTAAACATCAAGGAAGATAAACGAGGCGGAAGCGTTTCCCTCGCTCATAAATCTGAATAATGCGACTGTCTAGGTTTATGTAGATACCACGTGcgactttttaataaatataatcaatttagTAAGCGCGACTGCGAATATTAAACCTTACACGACTTCTTTCCTGGAAACTTCTTGCGCGCTatactaaaaaaagtttttttatgatcacgtaagtatatttattttaatatcagtttttttcttatttaaataaatattataacttagaaaataccttttttaatgaagaaaatgatattaaaataaataaatttatttgaacataacattttttttcagtatatttaTGTACTTGATTACAAAACAAGCATAAAATCGTAGTTTGATCGAAAAAAGAAAGACTCAATAAGtagacaatatttttcaaatattttttttaaataaaattttaataaaaaaaacattaaaaaatattgtttgctcattggggaGAGATTGAAATGTTCCTCTTATTTTCATCACGCAGTCTTGCTGCATTCgtcaatttttaaagttaatctattttcttaatatttcatgggcgtattaatatttttggctTTGTCTTTCGATGTGACGTAGCCAGTCGTGCTACATGCGATCACGTGGAATGCACTTGACGAGTTTGCCTCGCGTTTTGTATCATCGTttgatttaaatgtattttagttATGTCATCATTAAACAGACACtcgtatattaaatattaatgttccTTCTTTTCAAGCGCACTCTCTCGTGATTACTATACCTTCCCGATCGAACCCCGAATATTATTTTAGTCTGGAGTGCTGAAAAGAAATCTTCTGACGCGGTTTCACGAGAAATTAttaagtaaacattttctttgcaGAACGAAACAGGACAAAAGCGCAGAGATACCATCTCCACCGGGTTATACACCCACCGGTTCCCTTTTTCATAGTGTGGAATACATGAGGGAGTCTGACTTCAATTACCTGATAATAAAGAAATCCTGAGACCTGGTTGGAACCCCTGAAGCAAGTGACCATGAACTTGTTCATCCTGTAAACGTGACATTCGCATGCAATTGAGATTCTACTTTGAACGACAATGagtatatttgtgtaaatataattaaattgactCACCGAAAAGTTGTGCGGCGCCGCCATTGTTCACCTGCCGACTGCTCCGCTGCTCCAGACGCTCACTCGCGTGAACACGATCACGCTAGTTAATGTAACGCGATAATTCATACTCCCAGCACTTTGTACGGTACATTCGATTCTTATTGCgtacacgaagcgcgcgcgaaACGAGTAAGAAACACGCGAAACGCACACGAAACGTACGCGAAACACGATTGTCCCGTCCGTCTTCCCAGTATGTCGAGTGAATGAAGTTGCCGCGTTTCGATGGAAAGGACGCGCCGGCAATTTCACACCGAACGGTTCCCTGCGCGACTACGACGCATATTTGACCGTAGATTAGAATATTGTTAAAAGCCATTTCATAACTATCACGTACTTTTATTGATCCGAATATCTCTCAGAAAGGCATtcggagaaaaagagaaagggaggaagagtgcgaaaataatatcttaatagTCCGTTAATTGAAACCGTCTCGTTCTCTTCATGCAGGATGTTTCGTTCATACGCTCGTTCgttttccttctctctccctcttttcctcatctctctctctctctctctctttctttcttctcgcAATTTTTGAACGAATTTTTGGATTAATGGAGATAATGacgaaatattcttttataaaatatgttcataGACTTACAATCAACGTACGCAATGGAAGGTGACGGCCATGACACAATGTGAAGTTGTTCGCGCGTCATTTCGAATTCTTGCATCCGAGCGCTATCTATCTAATCCATAGATGTAAAAGAACTAGATGCGACACATGCTATGAATTTTCTGTGATGCATACAGAGAATCGAATCTCGgagaaataaaagaacaaaagaaaacgaaaaaaaggCGCGAGATATCGGattcttttccttttatttaaaaaaattcttaatttgaaGCTTTACTAAAGGCTCTTTAGTTTTAATCCAATTCGAGCCGGGTCAATGACGTCACATGCTTTACTTTGAGCTCTGATTGGACGATTCCAGCATATGGCGTCATTAACCCGATTTGGATTGGTTTCCAAACCCACCGCACTCGAAAGCGCTAATAAATGAATTGCAGCTTAAAGggaatgtttaaatttttcgtGTCAAATCGCATACAAcctactaaattatttttctctttttctttttgaaatacattaatttCTCAAGTTTTTTTCGATAAAAGATGTTTGCACATCGCGCAAgattattatcgatattttaCTTGCGactctcatttttaatttggttTCAATTGTAAATTTGCATATCTTTCGTCTCTCAACAACGTGGCGTGCCTCATAATGGCCCCCTTACGTCTATTACCTGCAGGCCACTAGGTGCGCGCACAGGCCATTCATGTTTTCCACGTCCGTGAGTGGTGCACGGACCGAGACTACCGAGAGCGTTTCGCGGCGGCGCCTTCGTCAGCCGGGCATGCGGAGGAGCGCGAAAGCGGAGCGGCGAAAGCGCGCGCGACGCCGTGAGATTTCACCCCCGTTtccgtcgccgttgtcgtcgtcgtcgtcctccaCCTCGCCTTCGCCTTCTCGTGCCTCCCGGCGAGTCATCATTCTCGCCCGTCACCGTCATCGGTTTTTCGGCGCGGCGGCAGTGGAGTAGAGTCTCGATCGACGATTTCGTCGACGTGACGCGCGTGCGACGCTCCGAATCCGAAATCCGGCGCGCCGACGTTCATCAATAAGCGAGCTCTCGCGTACACtcgcgtgcacgcacgcacgcattcCGAACGTGCGTTCGAattcacgcacgcacgcatgcctGCACTCCTAGTGCTTCGTGATCGTACACTCTTTCGTTCGCTCATTCGTTTGCTGGTTTGCTCGttcattcgttcgttcgttcgttcggtGCTTTCGCTCGCGATCAAGAATGACGCGTGACGACCACGCACGCACCTGGAGGAGCGTCGTCGAGCAGCGCGACCGCGACGGTTGAAGAAGGTTGAGAATCCAGAGCAGGTCTCTCGCGCGGATTGCCTAGCCAGGACGCCCTGGCGGACGGACAATGGCAATCTCGAGTTGGATGATTTGGGGTAGGAGCCTACGCACCGGCCGTTCCCGTCGAAGTACGTTCAATTTACGTTCAATTACAATTGAAACTCGATCGCGACAATGCGCCCGGCGAATCATATGTCCCCTCTTCCCTCGCATCTCTTGATTTTTCTGATTGCAGGTCGCCAAGACGAGGACAACTGCGTGCAGCTTGACCTGTCAAGAGGTTAGTAACTTAACCTACATGTCCGCGCGGATCGCTCCCTCCCTCGACGCTTTCACCGACAACGTTCGTTTCGAAGAGCTTTCCGTGTATTTATTTACCTTTCACCTGGCGAGCACGGTGTTGCGCAACATTGCTACGTCTTGGCGCCGCCGTGACCGGTTTGCTGCGCGTTCTCGACGGCGAAAAATGCGGATACCTTTCaacgattttcaatgatacAGATCTCTTGCCATTCGAAGGATTTGGAACGTATTCATACATTCAATCTGATTTAAAAAGATGGAGAGGATATCTAGGACCAGCCATTTGACTGTACTCTAGACTTTATTATCCTATTCAGCTCAGCCTATATGAGAATATTGCAATCACTTTAACCTCTAGTCCTTTCCTGGCTCAAAAATGTACCATGAGGCATGATcgttattctcttttttttttattatgaactGTTCATAAATTACAGAAAGAATTGATTTATGTTTCATAGGATTAAAGGAGAACGTCAAGGAGGTCTTAACTAATCTTTGCCAGCGGCACAATGTTCCAATCGTAAAGAAGCTAGCGTATCTCAATGCTATTGTCAAGTTGATTAGCGAAACCGATTTTCAAGATTATGGCTACTCCGCGGAAGATCTGTTCTGTTGGTAAGAATTCATTGACTCAATTACAAAATCTTAGAGTAGCAATTGTCAGTCATTGAtcacaaaaatgtttctttttatagttTACGCGTGGCGCTGGTCCACGAGGCGACGCAGGTGCGCGCCGCCGCGCTACGGGCGGTGCGTTACATGCTCAAAAAGGAGCAGGATGTCATCGCGATCAACAAGCTACAGTACCCATACTTCTTGGCGCGCAGCATGGACGTTAATTTGCGTAACGAGATGGAAAGGATACAAGCTCTCCGGCTCGTCAGGAGGATCCTAGTATTAGCCCCTAAGCATTTCAGTTCCGTGCTAGCGAGATCGCTGATCAGTTTAACGAACGGTGGCGTCGAGGAGAGGGATCGCGCATTTAAAGCATTTCTAGCAGTTGTATGCGAGTTAGGCGTCCTGAACTCGAATCTGCTGATAAGCTGCGGCGGCGTCGGCGCGCTTGCCAGGGCTGCGATGACCGGTCAGAGCGCTGCCGCGGTCGAGTCCGTCGTCGGGGTGCTGCTACGACTGCTGAACAATCCCGATACGCGCGGCAGCGTCTCTCTCCTGTGCTTCGCCGCGCCTTACTGCGAACTCCATTCTTTGAGCATGGAGAGAACCAAGGAGGAGCGTGAGCAGAGATTCGCCGCGAGTAAACTGGCTTTGCTGAGCATCCTGCGCTCGTATCCGGGTGTCCTGCATTTTTGCCGATCAGACAATAATTCAGGTCTCAAGGCTATCGCGGATATTTTATACGTGGATCAACTGGAGGTGCGCGGCGCCGTTCTAGAACTGCTCTATGAGCTTCTGGACCTGCCACTGCCCACGTGGACTGACGAGCCAGACGTTGCGCTAGCCGCAGTGGATCCTAGTAGAGCGCGAGACTCGTGGAAGTTGTCGGAAGGTTTTGTTGCCGCCGAGGGAAAATCCATACTGCCATCCTTGTCGTCGCACTGTCCCAACATCACGGAGATACATTCGGCGTTGTTGGTCTACGTTCTTTTGGAGTGCGGCCTACACCGAGCCCTCGCGGAAACTATCGTCACCAGCGACACATTCATTTCGGTGCGCGCGGCAGTACTTCTGGGAGCATTACTGCACCTCGCGCATTCACTCCTACCATCCGAGCTTTGTGACCTTACGCCACCATTGCCTAATCTACTGGAGCACGCGAGTGCCGGTAAACATCAGGCACTAGCGGCAGTCACTATTCTCGAGCGAATGCATACTATGATGCGACGTAGACCGACCCCGGCGAGTCTCTTCCTTGATCGTATTCTCCAAGCGGGCACCTGGCTACGTCCAACTCTGCCACGACGTCAGCGGCCTTCAGGTAGACACTGGCTGCGAATCGGCAGGGAGTCACCAATCACGCCTCTGCTGAAGGATGCGCAAGTACTCAGCTCGAAGGATGCTCTCGCTTGGAACTGGCCAGTGGTGCGAGCGATTCTACGATCGCGTGAAGATGCAACGCGAATCTTACATGACTCCGATCATCGGTTGTTCATGAAACGACTCGTACGTTATTTTAAACCGTCGTGGAATGGCTATAGTAGAGTCGAGCTGGGCACGAACGCAACGTTGGCGCGAGAGGCGACTCTCGCCGGTTGCGATCTATTGAATTGTCTGTTGGAACTGCATGAACCAGAAAGCGCGCGACTACTCAACGAGTTGATCGGGGATATTGCCGAGCAAATCGGCAACATCCGTACCGCCGAGTCCGCGCATGATTGTCTGTTTTCACCGCGTCATATGTCTACCACGTGTTGTCAGAAGTACTTCCTATTTCTCGGTCAGCTGAGTCATTCAGCTAAAGGTACGGTGGTTCTCAAGAGCTTCAATCTGCTGGAGAAGCTACAGGACCTCGCGCTGGCCACTAATCACGACTGCTATGTCAAACTAATCATCTCCAGCTTGGATTATTCCCGAGACGGCCCCAACAGAAAGGTACTCAGCAAGATCATCTCTGAGGCGACGTTATGGAGCACGCGTCTCTACGCCACACAATTCCTACGGTTGATTCTTCGTGCCAGAATGACGGACGCCGTACACTGGGCAATGGCCTTGCTGGCGGATCGATTATCGGACAGTTACACAGCCGTGGCATTGGCCGCTTTGGAGGCGCTACATGAGGCCTGCGACGAAATTGAGTATCTAGAGGCATTGTTGCAGCAAGGTGGACAGTCACGCGACTGGGACAAATGGCTGCAACACCTGGGCGACAAGGGTTATCTGTTGAAGATTC contains the following coding sequences:
- the LOC105204839 gene encoding rapamycin-insensitive companion of mTOR isoform X3, giving the protein MAISSWMIWGRSLRTGRSRRSRQDEDNCVQLDLSRGLKENVKEVLTNLCQRHNVPIVKKLAYLNAIVKLISETDFQDYGYSAEDLFCCLRVALVHEATQVRAAALRAVRYMLKKEQDVIAINKLQYPYFLARSMDVNLRNEMERIQALRLVRRILVLAPKHFSSVLARSLISLTNGGVEERDRAFKAFLAVVCELGVLNSNLLISCGGVGALARAAMTGQSAAAVESVVGVLLRLLNNPDTRGSVSLLCFAAPYCELHSLSMERTKEEREQRFAASKLALLSILRSYPGVLHFCRSDNNSGLKAIADILYVDQLEVRGAVLELLYELLDLPLPTWTDEPDVALAAVDPSRARDSWKLSEGFVAAEGKSILPSLSSHCPNITEIHSALLVYVLLECGLHRALAETIVTSDTFISVRAAVLLGALLHLAHSLLPSELCDLTPPLPNLLEHASAGKHQALAAVTILERMHTMMRRRPTPASLFLDRILQAGTWLRPTLPRRQRPSGRHWLRIGRESPITPLLKDAQVLSSKDALAWNWPVVRAILRSREDATRILHDSDHRLFMKRLVRYFKPSWNGYSRVELGTNATLAREATLAGCDLLNCLLELHEPESARLLNELIGDIAEQIGNIRTAESAHDCLFSPRHMSTTCCQKYFLFLGQLSHSAKGTVVLKSFNLLEKLQDLALATNHDCYVKLIISSLDYSRDGPNRKVLSKIISEATLWSTRLYATQFLRLILRARMTDAVHWAMALLADRLSDSYTAVALAALEALHEACDEIEYLEALLQQGGQSRDWDKWLQHLGDKGYLLKIRLYSLEQGFASLTAPSEELEKWIGPGGFAERYVGLIEGEIHDALTCRQRDETGSYQRRHSSDVVIMPRDIYVPPHLIGQLAQHDHGMQLLLRRNVIQRFARVLQRFKSEFGGRDSECNSRCTRASRLAAMAAATAASAAADDICIMSEESGTDEAVEQCSRLETIPDYETVEIEVRDTASQPRTDSLMEIRRKTSMDDSRHTTPERSWRLETESSRDDHFAGPNGGILKVKSALWALGHAGTSVAGVEHLNHLGIIEMITSMAETCPYYSVRATAMYALSLLGTTRAGADILVNFNWPCVRHRRGDNWPVVPPSSRYPMPSPIPVQRHHRSLSDGKPELLEPIVRRTRNRSESAATDLEARRYFLLERGETPSPVSSIQRLSQQDAEGYARLRSLQRHRRPSYSQSSLEMYSLDGRLSLQSLSEYDSSRSWIAENAVLTPTPPPPEDDNENSFYMGVCLPRRLLTIFPEPPQPSQPTILEDSIRSELETTEIDEESSSECDADTEHCRTCLVCYHGKSGKDTGSEQDMKLRREILRHTQRLANPVWYRHSRQSLLRLRQRYPEKFQDTCLFSDVSARLGSGTYRMPARRFLQELFLDSPFDALYVEPINILKIAIGTEENPLQSPVPSSEASPRQQSVSPVEGKINGRLTLTEIQTAQLASVAEENSSTGGGGGGGGSGGNESCNAGHQCKKKPPEIVRPSQERRTDEKIIAEILKPEERIRLSKNSDRSLKVSGTASSMTLPL
- the LOC105204839 gene encoding rapamycin-insensitive companion of mTOR isoform X1, encoding MAISSWMIWGRSLRTGRSRRSRQDEDNCVQLDLSRGLKENVKEVLTNLCQRHNVPIVKKLAYLNAIVKLISETDFQDYGYSAEDLFCCLRVALVHEATQVRAAALRAVRYMLKKEQDVIAINKLQYPYFLARSMDVNLRNEMERIQALRLVRRILVLAPKHFSSVLARSLISLTNGGVEERDRAFKAFLAVVCELGVLNSNLLISCGGVGALARAAMTGQSAAAVESVVGVLLRLLNNPDTRGSVSLLCFAAPYCELHSLSMERTKEEREQRFAASKLALLSILRSYPGVLHFCRSDNNSGLKAIADILYVDQLEVRGAVLELLYELLDLPLPTWTDEPDVALAAVDPSRARDSWKLSEGFVAAEGKSILPSLSSHCPNITEIHSALLVYVLLECGLHRALAETIVTSDTFISVRAAVLLGALLHLAHSLLPSELCDLTPPLPNLLEHASAGKHQALAAVTILERMHTMMRRRPTPASLFLDRILQAGTWLRPTLPRRQRPSGRHWLRIGRESPITPLLKDAQVLSSKDALAWNWPVVRAILRSREDATRILHDSDHRLFMKRLVRYFKPSWNGYSRVELGTNATLAREATLAGCDLLNCLLELHEPESARLLNELIGDIAEQIGNIRTAESAHDCLFSPRHMSTTCCQKYFLFLGQLSHSAKGTVVLKSFNLLEKLQDLALATNHDCYVKLIISSLDYSRDGPNRKVLSKIISEATLWSTRLYATQFLRLILRARMTDAVHWAMALLADRLSDSYTAVALAALEALHEACDEIEYLEALLQQGGQSRDWDKWLQHLGDKGYLLKIRLYSLEQGFASLTAPSEELEKWIGPGGFAERYVGLIEGEIHDALTCRQRDETGSYQRRHSSDVVIMPRDIYVPPHLIGQLAQHDHGMQLLLRRNVIQRFARVLQRFKSEFGGRDSECNSRCTRASRLAAMAAATAASAAADDICIMSEESGTDEAVEQCSRLETIPDYETVEIEVRDTASQPRTDSLMEIRRKTSMDDSRHTTPERSWRLETESSRDDHFAGPNGGILKVKSALWALGHAGTSVAGVEHLNHLGIIEMITSMAETCPYYSVRATAMYALSLLGTTRAGADILVNFNWPCVRHRRGDNWPVVPPSSRYPMPSPIPVQRHHRSLSDGKPELLEPIVRRTRNRSESAATDLEARRYFLLERGETPSPVSSIQRLSQQDAEGYARLRSLQRHRRPSYSQSSLEMYSLDGRLSLQSLSEYDSSRSWIAENAVLTPTPPPPEDDNENSFYMGVCLPRRLLTIFPEPPQPSQPTILEDSIRSELETTEIDEESSSECDADTEHCRTCLVCYHGKSGKDTGSEQDMKLRREILRHTQRLANPVWYRHSRQSLLRLRQRYPEKFQDTCLFSDVSARLGSGTYRMPARRFLQELFLDSPFDALYVEPINILKIAIGTEENPLQSPVPSSEASPRQQSVSPVEGKINGRLTLTEIQTAQLASVAEENSSTGGGGGGGGSGGNESCNAGHQCKKKPPEIVRPSQERRTDEKIIAEILKPEERIRLSKNSDRSLKVSAYHVPDIFDVCSRHRVVDDATALKSRNPPRR